GCAACCGATCGCTGGAGAAACGTATGACCGACACATTGTCGCCCGATATGCTTGCTCGCATGGATGCGTACTGGCGCGCCGCAAACTATTTATCGGTCGGCCAGATTTACTTGCGGGATAACCCGCTGCTGGAGGAGCCGCTTCGGCTTGAACACATCAAGCCGCGTCTCCTCGGCCATTGGGGCACAACAACAGGTCTAAATTTTCTCTACGTCCACCTCAACCGCCTGATCGCGCAGAACGATCTCAACATGATCTATGTTATCGGGCCCGGACACGGTGGACCGGGGCTGGTGGCGCATACATATCTGGAAGGGTCGTACACCGAGCTATTTCCCGCGATTGAACGCGATCGCAGCGGAATGCGGCGCCTGTTTCGCCAATTTTCCTGGCCAGGTGGCGTACCTAGCCATGTGGCCCCAGAGACGCCGGGCTCCATTCACGAGGGCGGCGAGCTTGGGTATTCACTTGTCCATGCATATGGAGCAGCGCTCGACAATCCCGACCTGATCGTCGCTTGCGTCGTTGGTGACGGTGAGGCGGAGACTGGGCCGCTTGCCGCAAGCTGGCATTCGAACAAATTCGTGAATCCTGCGCGTGACGGCGCGGTGCTACCTATCCTGCATTTGAATGGCTTCAAGATCGCCAACCCAACGATCTTGGCGCGGATCAGCCGCGATGAGCTGACAGATCTACTGCGCGGATATGGCCACGAACCCTTCTTCGTAGAAGGGGATGATCCGGCCCAGGTCCACCGGCAACTTGCCGCAACGCTAGACACCGCATTGGAACGCATACAGGTCATCCAAGCCAAAGCACGTGCGAGCGATGCGCCGGTAGGCGGAGACGCGCGCCCACGTTGGCCAATGATCGTATTTCGCACTCCCAAAGGTTGGACCGGTCCCAAGGAGGTGGATGGCAAACGGGTCGAAGGGACCTGGCGAGCGCATCAGGTGCCGATCGCCAATTTCGATAAGCCCGGACACCTTGCCCAACTCGAAGCCTGGATGCGCAGCTACCGGCCAGAGGAATTGTTCGACGCCAATGGTAAGCTGATTGAGGAACTGGCCGCGCTTGCACCCACAGGCCGTCGGCGTATGGGATCTAATCCCCATGCCAATGGCGGCCTTCTGCTCGAGCCACTAGGTCTTCCCCATTTTCGCGATCATGCGATCACTGTCACTTCGCCCGGCAGTGTCCGCGGTGAAGCCACTCGTATACTTGGCCGCTACATCCGTGACGTCATGCGCCTGAGCCTTCCCGCCGCCAATTTCCGTCTATTCGGGCCCGATGAGACGGCGTCAAACCGGCTCGAGGCATCCTACGAGGTGACCGGCAAGGCGTGGATGGCCGAGATCGAAGACGTCGATGAAAATCTCAGTCCATCCGGCCGGGTAATGGAAGTGCTGAGCGAGCACCTCTGCCAAGGTTGGTTGGAGGGCTACCTGCTGACCGGCCGTCACGGCTTCTTCTCATGCTACGAAGCCTTCATTCACATCGTAGATCCGATGGTCAACCAGCATGCCAAATGGCTCAAGGTGAGCGCCAAAATCCCTTGGCGCAGGCCGATTGCCTCGCTCAACTACCTGCTGACCTCGCATGTCTGGCGCCAGGACCACAACGGTCTGTCGCACCAGGATCCAGGCTTCATCGATCATATCGCAAACAAGAAAGCAGACGTCGCGCGCATTTACCTACCGCCGGACGCCAATTGCCTGTTGTCGGTTGCAGATCACTGCCTGCGCAGCCGGGGCTACATCAACCTCATTGTCGCTGGCAAAGAGCCTGAATGGCAATGGCTGACGATGGATGAGGCAATCGTCCATTGCACGGTCGGAGCCGGCATTTGGGGGTGGGCGAGCGACGACGGCGAACCTGACGTCGTAATGGCCTGTGCGGGCGACGTGCCAACGCTAGAGGCGCTAGCCGCAACAACATTGCTGCGAGCCTATGTGCCGGATATCCGCATCCGTCTTGTCAATGTAGTCGATCTTATGGTGCTCCAGCCCCAATCCGAGCATCCGCACGGCCTGTCCGATGAGGATTTCGAGGAGCTCTTCACCGCCGAGAAACCGGTGATCTTCGCGTTTCACGGCTATCCGGCGATGATACACAAGCTCACCTATCGGCGCCCAAATCACGGCAACATCCACGTCCGGGGCTACAAGGAGGAAGGCACAACCACGACACCGTTCGACATGGTGGTGCTCAACAATCTCGACCGGTACCAGCTTACGCTTGACGCCATATCGCGCATTCCGCGCCTGCACGACCGCGTGCCAGCGGAAACGCAGCGCTACTGGGCAACTATGGAACGGCATAAGCTCCATGTCGCGGAGCACGGCGAGGACATGCCGGAGATCCGTGACTGGCGCTGGGCACGATGATCGTACTCACGCTGAACGGCGGGTCTTCGTCGCTAAAGTTCGGCCTTTATCGTGTCAGCGGATCGCGGCTTGACCCGATAATGATCGGCGAGGCCGACAAAGACGGCGTGCGCACAAGGAATAAGAGAGGTGAGCCGATGCGGGCAATGTACGTTGATGGAACACCCGAGACCTCGATTCCGGCAATCGCCGGGCTAATTTCTGACGAGGCTTTGCCGGCGCCCCAAGCGATCGGCCACCGGATTGTTCATGGCGGACCCAACTTGCGCTCGCATTGCCGCATTGATGACGCGGTGCTTCGTGAGCTGGAACAGATCCGTTCGCTATCACCGCTTCACGCGCCCGCAGCGCTCACGATCATCGCACTCGCACAAGCGGAGTGGCCGAACGTCCCGAACGTCGCCTGCTTCGATACGGTGTTCCACGCGGCGATGCCCGAAGTGGCCTGCACGTTGCCGATTCCGCGTGCGTGGAAGGAGCAGGGAATTAGGCGATACGGCTTTCACGGGCTGTCGTGCGAATCTATCGTGCGCCAACTCGGACCAAATCTGCGCCCCCGAACAATAATTGCCCATCTCGGAAGCGGCGCAAGCGTGACTGCCGTTCTGGAAGGTCTTTCGATTGACACCAGCATGGGACTCACCCCTTCGGGCGGGATTATCATGGGCACGCGAACGGGCGATATCGATCCTGGGACGCTGATCTATCTTGCGCGTGAAAAAGGCTACGATCTTGCCGCTCTGGAGCAGCATATTGAGAATCGCTCTGGCCTGCTTGGGATATCGGCTCTGAGCAGTGATATGCGCGTGCTCGAAGGCGCAAAAGGCAACGCTTCGGCGCAGCTTGCGGTCGAGATGTTTTGCCTTTCCGCCGCGAAGCAGGTTGCAGCAATGAGTGTCGCCCTGGGCGGAATAGACGACATCATTTTTACCGGGGGCATAGGAGAGAACGATTTCGCTGTGCGTGCGGCGATTTGCGGCCACCTATCCTGGGCCGGCGTCCACATCGATGTCGCGGCCAACCAAGGATCGAGACAACGTTTAGATGATGAAGAATCACCCGTGCGCGTGCATCGCTTTTCTTCCAAAGAGAATGAGGAGATCGCGCGGCACGTCGGCGAATTAGCCTGACGAGCGAACTGATATCACATTGAAAGAATGGCTAAGCGAGGAAAGTGACCGCCTTCAGTACCCTGATGCAAGGAAACCCGAAATCTCAGCAATCTGGTACATCGCTCTCCGCTTCCATTTAGGCGTATGACAGGTGCGACTCCGACAGTATGTAAGCATATCCATCATTTGAGCGTCGGCTCAGCGGATCGCCGAGCAAGCATGCCCGCCAGCACGGACTGAACGTACTCGGCCTGGAACGGCTTGGTGATGGAGAGCGCAGCTTGAAGTTGGGGATGGGACTCATCGGCGCCAATGCCCGTGGTGATGGCATAAGGTATATTTCGGCTATGAAGTTCATGGGCAATCTCATCACAATAGATGCCGGCGACAATCATGTCGAGGATCGCAGCATCGATTTTCCTGGTGCGGAGCAGTGACAACGCGCCGCTGATATCGGTCGCCGGCCCAACAATCGTACCATCCGCTGCGCTGACGGCGGCCTCTAGAAGTGCTGAGATCGCCGGTTCATCTTCTACGATTAATATCTTCGCGCCGATGAGTGATCCACATGGCTTCATTTAAATCTGTCCCCGAAATATGCTCGGCCAATTCGGCAGTCACCCCCCAAAAACAATTTGAATAACTGCCGCCACCACCACTCGGGGGAGGGATCGCAACGAGAGGTCACGCTAGCGGTGACGGCAATCCCATCTCAAGCGCGCAGGAGAGCGAAAGGTTGCTCAGCTGATTGTACCTCGATCAGTCATTGATCGCTCCGCATAGAATTAGAGCGGTCAAGCTGAACCGCAGACCTGCCCGGGCTTTCAGGAGATAAATGGACTGCGGCTTTCGCGAAGAAATAATCGCCGGCGGGCGGTCTGTTTTTCGGCGGATTTTCACCTCTTTAATCGCGCTCTCATCCCGAGCTCGGTCATGGGTAACCGCACCGCTATGGATGCAATTGTCCGGGTGTTTCCCGCAACCTTGCCGGCTCAGCGACGTATGCATATTGGCTGCCGCCGCTTTATCGAGAGCCCCCGCTAGCGCCTAGCGGCGGCAGTTCACACGATGAACCCCGCTTCTTCGAGCCCCATCACGAGGACGGCTTGAATGAGGACCTCATCCTCAACGTATAGCAGGACGGGCGCCGACTGATCGCTGGACATGCGAGTTGCGTTCCGAGAAATAACGGCGCCTAAAATGAAACGCGTTGTGCAACAACGCTCTAAGCCAGCAATGGTTCCGGCGCACCGTGGATGACGGATACGAGCGTCCCGGGATTGGCATTCTCCATCTTGACGCTTGCCTGGAGCTGCTTCGCAAGCGCCTCGACTATACCCGTGCCGAGGCCAAGCAAGGGCTTATCCGGCCTTCCGACGCCATCGTCGCTGACTGTCAAAGTCCATGCCAATCCATCGGATGAGTAATTGACGGCGATGTTCCCGCTCTTCACCTCCTCCGGGAACGCGTGTTTAAGCGAATTGATAATCAGCTCGGTTACGATCAGACCAAGGCTTACGGACTCCTCGGCTTTGGCAACCGTGTCGGACACCGTTGCCACGATCCTGATGCGAGCAGGATCGGCAATCATGGACGCGCCGATCGTGCGGCACAGGTCGGTGAAGTACGGTCGGAGGGCGACGTCGCCTGTCGCCGTCTCGGCGAGTTGCTTTTGCAGCATCGCGATCGAGAGAACGCGATGATGAGCATCGTTCAGATGGATGCGGGCTTCGTCCGACTGGACCTTGCGCGCGCTTTGCATCAACACGCTGGCGATGATCTGAAGGCTGTTGGCGACGCGGTGCTGAAGCTCCTTTAAAAGGACCTGGTTATCTCGCACGAGAGCGTCCTTGTGCCGCTCGGCCGCGCGGACTGCAGTAACATCAGACACGGCCAGGACCAGGCAAACTTCGTCGGTCTCGCCATAGTCCAGTCGCTGTACGTTCAGAATCAGGTGCTGAACGTTGGCGCCCCGGACTAGCTCGAGTTCGTAGGCGTCGATTGCTGCGTCGCCAGAGAGGGTCGCGTCCAGTAGTGAGCGCAGCCGGGTGAGATTCCACTCACCCCCGCCGAGGGCAAACAGCTCGGTTCCCATCACTGCATCGGGATCGAGCCCAAACGCACGGCAAAATGTTGCACTCGCCGCACTCACCACAAATGCGGCATCAAGCAGAACCAGTGGGGTGCTGGAGCACAGCACAAGGGCTAATCCCAGGTTATTCGGACTCGCTGGTCTGTTGGGCGTAAAAAATTCCATGGCCGAAGCCTTCGGGAACCAGAGGCTCGCGGTGCGAAAGCCATACCTGGTGATTTCATCGACGAAACCAGCGCGCTGGAGGTCGATGTCGAGCGTGGATTTTTATAACACACCTCACTTAAGGGGATGCATCAATTCGGGAGCCGCGCGTGTCCTGCGATCAGGTAAGCGGATGACCGGCCGCTTGGGAAGGTTAGGAGCCTTCTCCATAAGCCAACGGGGCGGGAAAAACCGAATTCGCCCCTCCCTTTCCGCCGAAAAATTTGAAGAGCCCGGAGGGACACGCCTCCGGGCTCTTCTTGTTACAGCCGGTTAGATCGATGATCAGTAGCGGTCATGGAGTACCTGAATGACTCGCCCGCTGCGAACATTCACGAGGACCAGATCGTCACCATAGCGGACCCAGCGCTGGAAGCGACCAGGCTGATGCAGGCCACGGTGCGAGTAGTCGGTAACGAAATACCTGCTGGCGTAAAACGACGGACGAAGTTGGTAACCGACGCCGATCCTGTTGTAGCTCCAGTTGCGGTACGGGGCGGCATACCGGACGCGGTTTCTATCGGCGCGATCCTCTCGCGATCCCTGCCGGGCGTCGCGCAATCGTGGCGCTCGTCCCGGACATCTCCGCGCACGCCGATGCGGCGCGCGTCATGAAGGTCCTGACGTTGCTCCTGCACGTCGCGGCGGTCACGGCGAACGTCCTCGCGCGATTGCGCAGAGACAACCGTCGGCATAGTCGCAGCGGCGATCAGGCCGTATAGGATAAGCTTGCGCATAAATGCTCCAGTCAGTTGGGTCGGGTGCGACCGACCGAGGGCGGTGCAGCGTAACTACGCCGAGAATGATATTCCCCAGGCATTGAAGACGATGAATGCGCGAGCTACCTCAGTCTGATCCCTAGACCGGATCCCGCTGAAGTCACCGAGCGATAAGGAATGACGCTGAGTCCAGAAGACAGAGCCTACTACACTCACCGCCGAGACGAGTGGCTTGAGCGTGCCAAGAAAGCGCGAGATCGGCGGACTGTCAAAGAGTGCAAGTATATGGCCCAGCGGTACGACCGGCTCGCGAATCTCGGTTTGAATGCCGATGACGCTGAGCAACCTTAGCTGGGATGAAGCCAGACGAATTGTGACCGAAGATCAGCCTCGAACGGGCGCTTATGTCGGCGAAGGCAGCCTAAGCGGCAGAATCGGTGCCTTGGCCGAGATGCTCAAGCACTGTTGTTATGGTCTCCGCTGCGCCGTGACGGGTTGGCTCCGACATCGCCCTTCCCATCTGTATCGGGGCCCGGCTCGAGGCGCTCCCGGTCGAGATCCTCGTCCAGTGTATCGTTGCGGCCGCCTTGTCTGTCATTCGCCGCGGCGGCATCGGCAACGCTGGCCGGATTGTTGTCCTGAACACCAGCGGGAGGTTTCCCGTCCCGGTTGGTCCAACGCCCGTCGGAAGTACTGGCAGTGCCAATGACATTGCGCGAATCCCGGGGTTCATATTCGCCGCCGTGACCTTTCTTCTGGCGGTTGCCGGTAAAGTGCCCGTCAGGCGTATCAGCGGTGCCCGTCACATTCCGCGAGTCCTTGGGCTCGTATTCGCTGTCGCCGCCCATTGTCGTTCTCCTTGAGATTTGAGCCGTATGCGCGACCCTCCCTATTTCAACCGCTGGGCATCGGAGCAGTTCCGCAAACCGCCGCATAGTCCGCCAGCCCGCCATCGGAACCAGGAAAGATGTCCGTGGTTTTCAAAACAATAATCAAGAAATGGTCTGCGCCATGGGCACATCCAGTCATGAGGAATTTGCAGTCGCACGGACCGGCGAGGAGCTGCCCGATCAGATGGCCAACCTTTCGGCGCAAGCGCTGGAAGTGCTCAAAAACTTGAGACGGCACAAGCTCTCGGTCGCGACCGCGGAGAGCTGTACCGGAGGTCTCCTCGCATCGCTGCTCACCGATAAGGACGGTCTCGGCCGTTGGTTTGACAGGGGATTTGTGACCTACACCGATGAAGCCAAGAGTGACATGCTCGGTGTCGATCTCGTCGAGATCGTCCGTCACGGTGCTGTAAGCCGCGAGATCGCCTCGGCCATGGTGCAGGGCGCTCTTGAACATTCCAAGGCCGATATTGCTATAGCAATCACCGGCTATGCCGGCCCCGCCGGGCCGGGCGACGAGGTCGGTTTGGTTCACCTCGCCAGCGCTCGCCGCAACGGCCGGCTTATTCAGCGCGTCTGCCGCTTCGGTTCTTTGGGCCGCGAACGTATTCGATATCTCGCGGCCGCGCGCGCGCTTGAAATGATCGTAGAAGCGCTCGAGATGGAAGCGCCATGAGGCTCGTTTCCGATCTCAAGGGAGCAGGCTATCTGATCTCGACCGCCAGCGTCCTTCTCTTGGGGATCGTCACCTGGCAATCGGCATCCGAGCGTCCGCTGCTGCTCATCTGCCTGATCCTTGGCATGCTGCTTTCGGTCCTCGGGATGATGCTAAGGTGGCGATCTCACCGGCTGGAGCAGAAGGAAAGAGATCGAGAGCGATGACATGGCGGCGGTGATTTTGGGCTGTGAAATCGCTCGCCACTCTTCCAGCGGCACACGAGTGTCTCCGTAAACCAATTGCGTCATTGGTGCGCACACGGACCGGCGCATTGGCACAACGATACGTGTCGCGCCACCCAGCGCGATACCCATCGGCCCTGTGATCCCATAGCGCGCTAAATCGGGGATCGTCAGCCTTGGGCGTGTTTGCGCCGTGTTACCCAGCCCTTGCGGGCGGCCGCCGAACGCTGCTCGAACGAACCCGACTTGTTTGCCTTGCCGCCGCGCGAGGATGAGACGTGGGTATCCTTCTTGCCGCGGCCCGAGCCCGACTTGTTACCCCCGCCGCTTTCCTTGTTCACCGTTGCCCAGGCGCGGCTTTCAGCTTCCTTCTTGGGAACGCCGCGATCCTCGTAGCCTTCCTCGATATGCTGTGCCTTGCGCTTCTGCTTGTCGGTGTAGCTGCCTTTGTCACCTCTCGGCATCACGGGTCTCCTCTTAGGCCACTCCCCACGCTCGCTCAACGACGACAACCGCTATTTGCTTCCACGCTTTGCCGCAAAATAGCGCTCGCTGGCGGCCATTATCCGCGAGGCATCGGCAGACCTAGCTGACCTGCAACGATCCCTTGGAGAAAGCTCGGATCGAATGGTTTGATGATCACAGGGCAGCCAAAACGGCCGTCGATTTCACCCGCATCGTAGCCGGTTGTGAAAAGGAACGGCGCGCCTCTACGTCTCAAGTCCTCGGCGATCGGGTAGGACGTCTCACCCTCGATATTGATGTCGAGGATCGCGAAGTCGATCTCTTTAGCTTCGAGGAGTTGGCGCGCGCGATCGAGGCTGCAGGCGGGGCCCACTACCTCGGCTCCCAGTTCCTCGACTAGCTCTTCGAGCATGGCGGCGATGAGTGGCTCGTCTTCCAGAATGAAAACGGACCGTCTGGACGGCATGTTTGGGGCTCCTCAATTCCGGTCATGTCGTGTGAGTAAAAATCACATATCTCGAGTTTCGTTCCGACGAAACCTGACTTGTTCGCGGCTTCGACCAGATTGATGCCACCCAATCAGAGCCGTCCTCGGCGATTTTCCATCCCGTGGTCGGCAGTGGTTTTCAAAATTCTTCCGTGACCGAGCGTAGGCGGAACCCCTCCAAAATCCTGACGTTATCAATGGCGAAAAGCCAGATAGTCGGGGTTGGGAAGAGTGAACCTGCAACAGATAGCTTTTTGCGAGCGCCGGATTGCGGAGGAAGAAATGCTGAGCCGCAACGCAAGCACGCGCGATGACGCGGCGACTCATGCCCAGCTGGCGCTGTTTTATAAAGCGCAACTAAGCTTACTGCTGCGCATGCGGCCGGCCGAGCTGGCCGAATAATCGTGCCTTGAGATTAGCTAGGACGACATGATCTCGGTTCGTCAGCCGAGGTCACCCGAATCTATTGATTAACGGGAAACGAGGATGACCGAAGAAATTATCCATCGCGTTCAGATCCCTTGGCAGGGTGCACGAACAGCGCTCGACTTGCTTCAGCAGACCGCACGCGGCGCTTACCGGCCCCACCCGATAGGAAATCGCGCAGTCATTGACTGCAGCGAGCCATCAGATGCCGAAGATCTGGTCAAAGCAATTCAGGGGGCCCGAATAATCCGTGTGGAATGACGATAAACCAACAGCCCGAGACAGTTCGACCTTCCAGAAGAGTGTGATCGCGGCACAACGTATCGGACGAGAACAGGCCTGTGCAGCGCGAGGCGAGCCGATGAACGAGCGGCAGCTATCAGGGAGCCCAAGACTGGCAGCGAACGGCGGTTCTGTCGGTGGCGCAGGTCACTCCCGGTCCTGCATGCGCGGCGCGATGGTCAGCTGCTGCACAACGGCCCGGCGCGGCTGTGTCAGGAGGTAATGCACCCCGACCGCAATGTCCTCGGCCCGCAGCATGCTTTCCTCGTGGATCATCTCGCGCTGCTTCTCTGCCGGAATGTCGGGATACTGGATGTCGGCACCGGTCTTACCAGGCTCGACCAGCGAGACCTTGATCCCTTTGGGCCCCAGCTCTTTGCGTAGAGCTTCGGAGAACCCGGCGACCCCTGCCTTAATCCCCGCATAGACGGTCGATCCCGGGCCCAGGACATGGGCGCTGATCGAGCCGATTAAAACGATGTCGCCCTTGTCACTTAGCAGCGCCTGACCGGCATGGGCGCTCATGATGTAAGCGGTGAAGTCGGTCGCGATCGCATATCGAACCTCGTCCTCGCTCATCTCGGAGAGACCGCTGGCGGTGACCGCGGCATTGACGACCACAATGTCCGGTGAGGCGAGATAGTCTTTCGCCGCCGCGAAAAACCGGGGGACGCCGTCCTTTTCAGCGAGATCGACTGCCATCCCATCGCCCTCACCGACTTCGCGGATACGTGCGAGCGCGTCCTCGAGATGTTCGGGTGTACGGCCGCAAATGAACACCTTCACTCCCTCGCTCGCCAGCAGCACGGCGATGGCACGGCCAATTCCTGTCGTCCCACCGGTCACAATGGCAGCCCGGCCTTTCAAAGGGACCAGTCGGGCGTGGGCGTCGCTCAAATCTTTCATGGCATTCTCCTGCCGGATGGGCCCACCTATCCCCGGCCTCACCAAAGGAGGCTAATCTGCCCGCTCGCCGGGATTGTGAAGTCGACCCGGTCATCGCTGACCCGGTCGGGCCGAATGCGCTCGCCATCCCCGATCGAGAGCCTGAACTTGGGGAGCTTGGCGCGGCCGGTCCGAACCAGGCGGAAGCTAGCTGCGCGCGCGTGGCCGCCGTCGAGGCCGAACGCCAACGACCGGGTCGAGGTTCTTTCGCTCGTGACCGGGAAATGATCGCAGAAGATGCGAAACGGGGCGTCGCTAACGTTGTGGAACGCGCGCGTCGCGAAGATAAAGGCCGCGCCGGCGCCATAAATCTCCTGACCGACCTGGCCCGCCGGTTGCCCATCGACGTAAAGGTCCTCCAGCGGGAACGACAGCTTCGTATCGATGTAGCCGTTACGGATGTCGTCGTGGGCGAGAACCTCGGATGGCAACGCATCGGGATAATAATACCAGCCCCGATCGATCGCATATTTGCAATATTCGCTAATCAGCAACCGGACCGCAGGATCGAGGTCGGGGCCGCTATCGCGCAGATAGCGTTCGAAGGCGGCGAAACTGTCGAAGCACTCGAAGATCGCCATGTAGGGTGCGTCGTGCAGGCAGGTGACGCCCAGGAATACGTTGTAGTGCTGCGCCAGCTCAATCTGTGATTCCCAAATCGCGGCATTGTGGAAGAAGCTTGCCACATAGACGTAACCCTGACGCAGGTAGTAAAACTCGTTGGTCACCCGCCATAGCCGCATGCAGGCGGCAGCGCCCCAGGCGGTGAGATTGGCCTGATAGTTGAGTTCGAACCGCATGCCCTTGGCGGCGTCGATCGCCTTGCGCGCTTCGTCGAGGTAGACCGTATCGCCGAGCAACTCGTGCGCCTGCATCATGACATAGGCATAGATGCCGCCGACGTCGGTCTGCCCCAGCCCGTCGTCGTTGCGTGCCTCTACGATGACGTCGAAGCTGTCGACCTTGAACTGGATCGGCCATGCGTAGTCGAAGTGCCTTGCTGCCTTGATCGCGAAGTCGAGCGAAGCGGTGAACAGACGCGCGGCCTGGGCATCGCCATCGAGCGCGAGGTGAGCGAGATTGAGCAGTGGGTGGTAGAGATACCAGCTGTCTACCGCGAACTTGTCCTTGTCTTTGCCGACGTTCGGCAGATAGCGGCGCATCGTCTTGAGTTCGCGGTCGTGGAACTTGTCCAGACCCTTAGCCAGCGCGCGCGCAAATGGGATGTTTTCCCCTTTCCAGGTGGAATAATTATGCAGTGCCGAGATGATCGCCATCTGCACCATGACGTCCGGATATTCGGCCGCTGTATAGGGATGGATGTATGGGTGCCCGTAGTGGCGGATTATCGCCGCCGGCTCCGTTTCCAGATCGTGTAAGGTCTTGTCGGCGCGCCACACCCAATCGCGATACTGGGTCGCCGGCGCGTCGAGCTGGCGATAGGCGGCCCCAAGTAGCTGGAGAAACCGGCGTGCGCTGTCCTGCTCGTCGCAGGCAGCATCGTCGTGGAATACGAGAATCGCGTCGGAAATGGTCACAGCCCTGCCCGCTGGTAGGGGATCGGTAGGAGGCGTTCCGCTCTGCGGCGGTGTCGGCGGGAGGTAACCGATCTCGGGCCATTCGCCGCCGACTGCGCCATCGGGCTTGGTTTTCGTAGCCGTGAAGTAGTCGTTCAAGGCCGTCAGGTTCTGGAAATAGAGCACGCTGCCAAACGCCGGCGTGTCGAGATGAAAATAGCTGAGACCGCTGTTCAAGCCGCGCTGCGCCGCCTCAACACGTCCCACTGCCAGGAGCGGATCGTCCCCTGGGCCCAGCGGATAAACGTCGCGCGGAAAAAACGGAATGAGCAGCGGTTCGGCCGGCGTCAGAACATTGGTGACGCGCAGAGTTTCAAGTGCGTCGCGGTCGCTTCGCAGTGTGACTTCCTGCACACCGATGGCGCTGTCGATGGTAAGCGCGAGCAAGGCCCCTTTCGGCTTGCGGCTGCGCCGAAGGCGCGAACATCCGCCCCAGCAGTGGGCGACGCGTAGCGCGACACCGCCATCGCCCGGTCGACCACCGCGCCGGATGATTGCCCATATTGCATCCGATCCTGCCATGACCTCGACGGATCGCTCGCCCAACTCAAGCCGGGCGATGCGCCGCATGCCTTTGCGGAGTTCAGAACGCAGGCCCAGCACCGCCGCGCTCGCGGCGACAGGCATCTCGGCAGTCATATCGACCACTCCCTGCTCCAGATTTCGACATGCTCCGATGCTAGTAGCTTTCGGCCTCGGAATGAGGCGTGAAAGTGATACGATCCAGCGGCGGCTACCGAGGACATGCGAGCCGATGATGCGGTCCGCAGAATATAAATTGCTGCGGTATGCTTTCGAGTTGAGTGCCTGCCCATCGCAACCATGCTCGCGCTCTCCTATTCAGGACGCCGAACTGAAGCGGGCGTAGCCAGTTCCCATTGGTGTTCGATAAATCGACCAAATTTCGGTGCTCGCATTGGCTGACCAGTGCTTTGTTGCGGTGCTCTTCGCGCTCGGATCGGGCGGCTGCTTGTCGCAGGGAAGCCTCTGGCAACTCGCTGCTGTTGCCATCGCCCCATGTTGATCAGGCCGGAAATCTTCTGGGCAATGGCGGCTTCCCTCGATATCAACGGAGGCCTGGTGCCTGAAATGAACCGCAGCTTTTGCACGCCGTCTCAGGCGCCTCCTCAAGCCAGGTAGCATTCTCAAACTGCACAGAGCGAGATATATAGAGAAAGCGCTGCCGGACCAGAAGTGCCCTACTCAGCAGCGCTATAATCGCCGCCAGATTCCGCCTGCGTGATGAGCCGCGCACCGCGCTGATTGCGCGTGTAAATCCACAACCAGTTGAGCGCGACGCTGAGCCGGGACCGGACGCCCACCAGAAAATAAATGTGGGCGATCCCCCATAGCCACCAAGCGATAGAGCCGCGCAGCTTGAGCCATCCGAAGTCGATCACCGCCTTTCGCTTGCCGATCTGGGCGAGGCTGCCTTCATGATGATATC
The window above is part of the Novosphingobium sp. G106 genome. Proteins encoded here:
- a CDS encoding phosphoketolase; translated protein: MTDTLSPDMLARMDAYWRAANYLSVGQIYLRDNPLLEEPLRLEHIKPRLLGHWGTTTGLNFLYVHLNRLIAQNDLNMIYVIGPGHGGPGLVAHTYLEGSYTELFPAIERDRSGMRRLFRQFSWPGGVPSHVAPETPGSIHEGGELGYSLVHAYGAALDNPDLIVACVVGDGEAETGPLAASWHSNKFVNPARDGAVLPILHLNGFKIANPTILARISRDELTDLLRGYGHEPFFVEGDDPAQVHRQLAATLDTALERIQVIQAKARASDAPVGGDARPRWPMIVFRTPKGWTGPKEVDGKRVEGTWRAHQVPIANFDKPGHLAQLEAWMRSYRPEELFDANGKLIEELAALAPTGRRRMGSNPHANGGLLLEPLGLPHFRDHAITVTSPGSVRGEATRILGRYIRDVMRLSLPAANFRLFGPDETASNRLEASYEVTGKAWMAEIEDVDENLSPSGRVMEVLSEHLCQGWLEGYLLTGRHGFFSCYEAFIHIVDPMVNQHAKWLKVSAKIPWRRPIASLNYLLTSHVWRQDHNGLSHQDPGFIDHIANKKADVARIYLPPDANCLLSVADHCLRSRGYINLIVAGKEPEWQWLTMDEAIVHCTVGAGIWGWASDDGEPDVVMACAGDVPTLEALAATTLLRAYVPDIRIRLVNVVDLMVLQPQSEHPHGLSDEDFEELFTAEKPVIFAFHGYPAMIHKLTYRRPNHGNIHVRGYKEEGTTTTPFDMVVLNNLDRYQLTLDAISRIPRLHDRVPAETQRYWATMERHKLHVAEHGEDMPEIRDWRWAR
- a CDS encoding acetate/propionate family kinase, translated to MIVLTLNGGSSSLKFGLYRVSGSRLDPIMIGEADKDGVRTRNKRGEPMRAMYVDGTPETSIPAIAGLISDEALPAPQAIGHRIVHGGPNLRSHCRIDDAVLRELEQIRSLSPLHAPAALTIIALAQAEWPNVPNVACFDTVFHAAMPEVACTLPIPRAWKEQGIRRYGFHGLSCESIVRQLGPNLRPRTIIAHLGSGASVTAVLEGLSIDTSMGLTPSGGIIMGTRTGDIDPGTLIYLAREKGYDLAALEQHIENRSGLLGISALSSDMRVLEGAKGNASAQLAVEMFCLSAAKQVAAMSVALGGIDDIIFTGGIGENDFAVRAAICGHLSWAGVHIDVAANQGSRQRLDDEESPVRVHRFSSKENEEIARHVGELA
- a CDS encoding response regulator, coding for MKPCGSLIGAKILIVEDEPAISALLEAAVSAADGTIVGPATDISGALSLLRTRKIDAAILDMIVAGIYCDEIAHELHSRNIPYAITTGIGADESHPQLQAALSITKPFQAEYVQSVLAGMLARRSAEPTLK
- a CDS encoding sensor histidine kinase, with the translated sequence MEFFTPNRPASPNNLGLALVLCSSTPLVLLDAAFVVSAASATFCRAFGLDPDAVMGTELFALGGGEWNLTRLRSLLDATLSGDAAIDAYELELVRGANVQHLILNVQRLDYGETDEVCLVLAVSDVTAVRAAERHKDALVRDNQVLLKELQHRVANSLQIIASVLMQSARKVQSDEARIHLNDAHHRVLSIAMLQKQLAETATGDVALRPYFTDLCRTIGASMIADPARIRIVATVSDTVAKAEESVSLGLIVTELIINSLKHAFPEEVKSGNIAVNYSSDGLAWTLTVSDDGVGRPDKPLLGLGTGIVEALAKQLQASVKMENANPGTLVSVIHGAPEPLLA
- a CDS encoding RcnB family protein, with product MRDARQGSREDRADRNRVRYAAPYRNWSYNRIGVGYQLRPSFYASRYFVTDYSHRGLHQPGRFQRWVRYGDDLVLVNVRSGRVIQVLHDRY
- a CDS encoding CinA family protein, coding for MGTSSHEEFAVARTGEELPDQMANLSAQALEVLKNLRRHKLSVATAESCTGGLLASLLTDKDGLGRWFDRGFVTYTDEAKSDMLGVDLVEIVRHGAVSREIASAMVQGALEHSKADIAIAITGYAGPAGPGDEVGLVHLASARRNGRLIQRVCRFGSLGRERIRYLAAARALEMIVEALEMEAP